One Salipiger sp. CCB-MM3 genomic window carries:
- a CDS encoding flagellar basal body P-ring protein FlgI codes for MRIAACLGAALMALFAALPAASDVRIKDIATFEGVRENQLVGYGLVVGLNGTGDSLRNSPFTEKSIEAMLERLGVGNMSDDQIKTSNTAAVMVTAMLPPFARLGSPIDVVVSSLGDASSLRGGTLIVTPLTGADGEVYAVAQGPIAVAGYAAQGMAASVVEGVPTVARIENGATVENEIEFSLATLDSVRLALRNPDFTTATRMADAINKRMGTNTATALDPGTVEVALHGAGKGDVAGILSDVENIRVDPDAIAKVVIDARSGTIVIGEDVRIDRVAVSQGGLTVMVREDPEVSQPDPITIGGTTVVVPRTTVGVDEQEAHFTILEGADVSLQRLVDALNAIGLTATQTISILQAIKAAGALHADLEII; via the coding sequence ATGCGTATCGCAGCCTGTCTTGGCGCCGCCCTCATGGCGCTCTTTGCCGCGCTTCCCGCGGCGTCCGATGTCCGCATCAAGGACATCGCGACCTTCGAGGGCGTGCGGGAAAACCAATTGGTCGGTTACGGGCTCGTGGTCGGCCTCAACGGGACGGGCGACAGTCTGCGCAACAGTCCGTTCACCGAAAAGAGCATCGAGGCGATGCTGGAGCGTTTGGGCGTCGGCAATATGTCGGACGATCAGATCAAGACCAGCAACACCGCCGCCGTCATGGTTACCGCCATGTTGCCGCCCTTCGCCCGCCTCGGCTCGCCGATCGACGTGGTGGTCTCGTCCTTGGGCGACGCCTCCTCGCTGCGCGGCGGCACGCTGATCGTCACCCCGCTCACCGGCGCGGACGGCGAGGTCTACGCCGTGGCGCAAGGCCCGATCGCGGTCGCTGGCTACGCGGCGCAGGGCATGGCCGCCTCTGTTGTCGAAGGCGTGCCGACGGTCGCACGGATCGAGAATGGCGCGACGGTGGAAAACGAGATCGAATTCTCGCTGGCAACGCTGGACTCGGTGCGCCTCGCGCTGCGCAATCCCGATTTCACCACCGCCACGCGCATGGCCGATGCGATCAACAAGCGCATGGGCACCAACACCGCCACGGCGCTCGATCCCGGAACGGTCGAGGTGGCGTTGCATGGCGCGGGCAAGGGGGACGTCGCAGGGATTCTGTCGGACGTCGAGAACATCCGCGTCGATCCCGATGCTATCGCCAAAGTGGTGATCGACGCGCGCTCGGGCACTATCGTCATCGGCGAAGACGTGCGGATCGACCGTGTCGCGGTCAGTCAGGGCGGGCTGACTGTGATGGTGCGCGAAGACCCGGAGGTCAGCCAGCCTGACCCGATCACCATCGGCGGCACCACCGTCGTCGTGCCCCGCACAACCGTGGGCGTCGACGAACAGGAAGCGCATTTCACCATTCTCGAAGGCGCCGACGTCAGCCTTCAGCGGCTCGTCGATGCGCTCAATGCCATTGGCCTCACCGCCACGCAGACGATCTCGATCCTGCAGGCGATCAAGGCCGCGGGCGCGCTGCACGCCGATCTGGAAATCATCTAG
- a CDS encoding rod-binding protein, protein MDVKTSMAALQVTGAQIAQPGAIAPDAPASAAKEFEAMFLTEMVDEMLKEVDLGDFGGGKAEEQWRYFLAEAFGKELAEQGGAGIARNLEQAMAAYDASARRGGTT, encoded by the coding sequence ATGGACGTGAAAACATCCATGGCCGCATTGCAGGTCACCGGCGCGCAGATCGCGCAGCCCGGCGCCATCGCTCCGGACGCACCGGCCAGCGCCGCCAAGGAATTCGAGGCGATGTTCCTCACCGAGATGGTTGATGAGATGCTGAAAGAGGTCGATCTGGGCGACTTCGGCGGCGGCAAGGCCGAAGAGCAATGGCGCTATTTTCTCGCCGAAGCCTTCGGCAAGGAATTGGCCGAACAGGGCGGCGCGGGCATTGCGCGCAACCTTGAACAGGCGATGGCCGCCTATGACGCATCTGCCCGCCGTGGAGGCACCACATGA
- a CDS encoding flagellin N-terminal helical domain-containing protein, with product MSSINTNTSAMNALSTLRSINKDLESTQSRISTGLKVESGKDNAAYFSISETMEGDSSAYSSINEGLTLTKNSIATARLGAETIQDLAQDFLDKISFAQGAEGGQTEIENDLNELVKQMETTLSQSTFNGDDMLAAGDYATNISGASATAGVLALGTNANSAAGATRDVVTGISRAGGSFGTTSIEVSEHDLAVLVDGFKTLATGFATAANNASTGATFLANALSSAESVLGLTTDIATKLGQSEQSIENQQEFLTAVVDNIDSGIGAMIDADMEEEAARLQALQVQQQLATQSLSIANSSPQNILSLFQ from the coding sequence ATGTCTTCCATCAATACCAACACAAGCGCGATGAACGCGCTGTCGACGCTGCGCAGCATCAACAAGGACCTCGAGTCCACCCAAAGCCGCATCTCGACCGGCCTCAAAGTTGAGTCGGGCAAAGACAACGCTGCCTACTTCTCGATCTCCGAGACCATGGAGGGCGACAGCTCGGCCTACTCGTCGATCAACGAAGGTCTGACCCTGACCAAGAACTCGATCGCCACCGCGCGCCTTGGCGCCGAAACGATCCAGGATCTGGCGCAGGACTTCCTCGACAAGATCTCCTTCGCGCAGGGCGCAGAAGGCGGCCAGACCGAGATCGAGAACGATCTCAACGAGCTGGTCAAGCAGATGGAAACCACGCTCAGCCAGTCGACCTTCAACGGCGACGACATGCTGGCCGCTGGCGACTATGCCACCAACATCTCCGGCGCTTCGGCAACCGCAGGTGTCCTGGCCCTCGGCACCAACGCCAACTCCGCAGCAGGCGCTACGCGTGATGTTGTCACCGGCATCAGCCGTGCCGGCGGCTCTTTCGGCACCACGTCGATCGAGGTCTCCGAGCATGATCTCGCAGTCCTCGTCGATGGCTTCAAAACGCTGGCCACTGGCTTCGCAACTGCTGCGAACAACGCGTCCACCGGCGCGACCTTCCTTGCGAACGCTCTGTCCTCGGCAGAAAGCGTGCTGGGTCTGACCACCGATATCGCAACCAAGCTTGGCCAGTCCGAGCAGTCGATCGAGAACCAGCAGGAATTCCTGACGGCGGTTGTCGACAACATCGACAGCGGCATCGGCGCGATGATCGACGCAGACATGGAAGAGGAAGCGGCACGGCTTCAGGCGCTGCAGGTTCAGCAACAGCTGGCCACGCAGTCGCTGTCGATCGCCAACTCCTCGCCGCAGAATATTCTGTCGCTGTTCCAGTAA
- a CDS encoding flagellar biosynthesis regulator FlaF, producing MSISAYKRTIRESESPRQIEARVFSRITGAMELHRDSWSAAKDRSARHAILADGLREAVAQNRKLWGQLRDDLSSNRNALPEALRANLLSISLWADRTCGAVIGGGEGLAALIDVNHSILAGLSAARPAVSGVDQDGAQPYAKTV from the coding sequence ATGAGCATCTCCGCATACAAACGCACGATCCGCGAAAGCGAGTCGCCGCGCCAGATCGAAGCCCGGGTCTTCTCGCGCATCACTGGCGCCATGGAACTGCACCGCGACAGCTGGTCCGCCGCAAAGGACCGATCTGCACGCCACGCCATCCTCGCCGATGGCCTGCGCGAGGCCGTCGCCCAGAACCGCAAACTCTGGGGTCAGTTGCGCGACGATCTGTCCAGCAACCGCAACGCGCTGCCCGAGGCGCTGCGCGCGAACCTTCTGTCGATCTCGCTCTGGGCCGACCGCACCTGCGGCGCGGTGATCGGAGGTGGCGAGGGGCTCGCGGCCCTGATAGACGTGAACCACAGTATTCTTGCCGGGCTCTCTGCCGCGCGTCCGGCCGTGTCAGGGGTGGATCAAGATGGCGCTCAACCTTACGCTAAAACCGTATGA
- a CDS encoding flagellar biosynthesis repressor FlbT, with the protein MALNLTLKPYERIVVNGCMMRNGGRKSTLTIENRADIIRETDLLKPEAAATPVRAAYFLIQSALIYPERRDKLASAAQQQLAKLATAFGTELRSHVFEAANNVSQSEYFAALRQLRPLIKREDEVLGPPPGEDASAGDQTRIST; encoded by the coding sequence ATGGCGCTCAACCTTACGCTAAAACCGTATGAACGGATTGTCGTTAACGGCTGCATGATGCGGAACGGCGGGCGCAAGAGCACGCTGACCATCGAAAACCGCGCCGACATCATCCGCGAGACTGACCTTCTGAAACCGGAGGCCGCCGCCACCCCGGTGCGCGCCGCCTATTTCCTCATCCAGAGCGCGCTGATCTATCCCGAACGCCGCGACAAGCTGGCCAGTGCCGCGCAGCAGCAGTTGGCCAAACTGGCCACGGCCTTCGGCACAGAGCTGCGCAGCCATGTGTTTGAAGCCGCCAACAACGTCAGCCAGAGCGAATATTTCGCCGCCCTGCGCCAGCTCCGCCCCCTGATCAAACGCGAAGACGAAGTGCTCGGCCCGCCGCCCGGCGAAGACGCTTCGGCCGGCGATCAAACGAGGATCTCCACATGA
- a CDS encoding DUF1217 domain-containing protein has protein sequence MISVYGLSTSLALRIIDKTEDKEKEMIESEAEHQRAIEYFMENIENVETVDDLMDDYKLYSFVMKAYDLEDQIFGKAMMEKVLKSNIEDDEALVNRLTDDRFETFYNAMGFSEDGMANLNTVDDDWKATIVAAYVDTTYVNSKAEDNEALGTLLEFRRKAAEVTSAYEILADEDMAEFVRTALGLPDEIASGDIDKQAALIARRIDIDRLGDADYVESLVQKYVAITDANADLSSTNAAVQLMSSTISNSSGSFVPVTIDIESIQGFSGYKLR, from the coding sequence ATGATTTCGGTTTACGGCCTGTCCACCAGCCTTGCCCTCCGCATCATCGACAAGACGGAAGACAAGGAAAAGGAGATGATCGAGAGCGAGGCGGAACATCAGCGCGCGATCGAATACTTCATGGAAAACATCGAGAACGTCGAAACCGTCGACGATCTGATGGACGACTACAAACTCTACAGCTTCGTCATGAAAGCCTATGATCTCGAGGATCAGATCTTCGGCAAGGCGATGATGGAGAAGGTCCTAAAGAGCAACATCGAAGACGACGAGGCGTTGGTGAACCGGCTCACCGATGACCGCTTCGAGACCTTCTACAACGCCATGGGCTTCAGCGAAGACGGCATGGCGAACCTCAACACCGTCGACGACGACTGGAAGGCGACCATCGTCGCGGCCTATGTGGACACCACCTATGTGAACTCGAAAGCCGAGGACAATGAGGCGCTCGGCACGCTGCTGGAGTTCCGCCGCAAGGCCGCAGAGGTGACCAGCGCCTATGAGATCCTTGCAGATGAGGATATGGCCGAGTTTGTGCGCACCGCGCTTGGCCTGCCCGACGAAATCGCCAGCGGTGATATCGACAAACAGGCGGCGCTGATCGCGCGGCGCATCGACATTGACCGGCTGGGCGATGCGGATTACGTGGAAAGCCTCGTGCAGAAATACGTGGCGATCACCGACGCCAACGCCGACCTGAGCTCAACCAACGCAGCGGTTCAGCTGATGAGCAGCACCATAAGCAACAGCTCGGGCAGCTTCGTGCCGGTGACCATCGACATCGAAAGCATCCAAGGGTTCAGCGGCTACAAACTGCGCTGA
- a CDS encoding flagellar motor switch protein FliG: MAAANVQRTTTSDPAPTRRKLSGPQKAAILFLCLGEKRGSALMQQLDDDEIQRVTRAMSGLGSISSETVEQVLSDFVEGMTNGGGVVGSFAVAENLLRSLLPGDQVEGILKDIRGPLKERDLWARFSGLSENVIANYLKGEHEQTVAAILTNVRTDVTAKVLPLLGPEKMNSVVERMIRMEAVPHHMMRQIEESLQSDIINAGAQPTATEQHQRMADLFNKLDRGAFDAMAPQLEATIPDAFMAIKAKMFTFEDLVKLEPMDLARIMRGVPGNTLPTALRGASQDARDAFLNALPGRSRDMLVEEMEGMGPVRRRDVNAAQTLMLDYARQLADEDQIRLPLGDDEDEVY, from the coding sequence ATGGCTGCTGCGAACGTGCAACGCACCACCACCTCCGACCCTGCCCCGACGCGGCGCAAGCTGTCGGGCCCGCAGAAGGCCGCGATCCTGTTCCTCTGTCTGGGCGAAAAGCGCGGCTCTGCCCTGATGCAGCAGCTCGACGACGACGAGATCCAGCGCGTGACCCGCGCCATGTCGGGCCTTGGCTCGATCTCCTCCGAGACGGTCGAGCAGGTGCTGAGCGATTTCGTCGAGGGAATGACCAACGGCGGCGGGGTCGTCGGATCCTTCGCGGTGGCCGAGAACCTGCTGCGCTCGCTGCTGCCCGGCGATCAGGTCGAGGGCATCCTCAAGGACATCCGTGGCCCGCTCAAGGAGCGGGACCTCTGGGCGCGCTTCAGCGGGCTGTCCGAGAATGTCATCGCCAACTACCTCAAGGGCGAGCACGAGCAGACCGTCGCGGCGATCCTGACCAATGTGCGCACGGATGTGACCGCCAAGGTGCTGCCGCTCCTTGGGCCGGAAAAGATGAACTCCGTGGTCGAGCGGATGATCCGCATGGAGGCGGTGCCGCACCACATGATGCGGCAGATCGAGGAGTCGCTGCAGAGCGACATCATCAATGCCGGGGCCCAGCCCACCGCGACCGAGCAGCACCAGCGGATGGCGGATCTGTTCAACAAGCTCGACCGGGGTGCCTTCGACGCGATGGCCCCTCAGCTCGAAGCCACGATCCCCGATGCGTTCATGGCCATCAAGGCCAAGATGTTCACCTTCGAAGACCTCGTGAAGCTCGAGCCGATGGATCTTGCGCGGATCATGCGCGGCGTGCCCGGCAACACGCTGCCCACCGCGCTGCGCGGGGCCAGTCAGGATGCGCGCGACGCCTTCCTCAACGCCCTGCCGGGGCGCTCGCGGGATATGTTGGTCGAAGAGATGGAGGGCATGGGCCCGGTGCGTCGCCGCGACGTGAACGCAGCGCAGACCCTGATGCTTGACTATGCGCGCCAGCTGGCGGACGAGGATCAAATCCGTCTGCCGCTCGGCGACGACGAAGACGAGGTTTACTGA
- the fliP gene encoding flagellar type III secretion system pore protein FliP (The bacterial flagellar biogenesis protein FliP forms a type III secretion system (T3SS)-type pore required for flagellar assembly.) — MTQRCGQLGTVLTCLLLAVGLFLAAAGSVHAQSAGSDLLGAIGDALSSAPAGSDERATLSGRIIQLIAAMTVLSLAPGLLVIMTSFTRFVIVFSMLRSALGLNQTPPNMVLTAMALFMTFFVMQPVFEDAWDGGVRPLMENSITEEQALERIGAPFKAFMYVNTREKDLALFHDYAARSDAGGAAVEPGPVPTTPEAAGWRELVPSFMISELRRAFSIGFLIYLPFLVIDLIVASVLMSAGMMMLPPVLISLPFKVIFFVLIDGWYMLAGSLMESYLPLAGGG, encoded by the coding sequence ATGACCCAGCGATGCGGCCAGCTTGGAACGGTGCTGACCTGCCTGCTTCTGGCGGTGGGGCTGTTTCTTGCGGCTGCGGGCAGCGTGCACGCGCAATCGGCGGGCTCGGATCTTCTGGGCGCGATCGGGGATGCGCTGAGTTCCGCCCCGGCGGGCTCGGACGAGCGGGCAACGCTGTCGGGACGGATCATCCAGCTGATCGCGGCGATGACCGTGCTGTCGCTGGCGCCGGGCCTTCTGGTGATCATGACCAGCTTCACCCGCTTCGTGATCGTCTTTTCCATGCTGCGCTCGGCGCTCGGGCTCAATCAGACGCCGCCCAACATGGTGCTGACCGCCATGGCGCTGTTCATGACCTTCTTTGTCATGCAGCCGGTGTTCGAGGATGCGTGGGACGGCGGCGTGCGGCCGCTGATGGAGAACTCGATCACCGAAGAGCAGGCGCTGGAGCGGATCGGCGCGCCCTTCAAGGCCTTCATGTACGTCAACACGCGCGAGAAGGATCTGGCGCTGTTTCATGACTACGCTGCGCGCAGCGATGCCGGCGGCGCAGCGGTGGAGCCGGGTCCGGTGCCTACGACGCCCGAGGCGGCCGGCTGGCGCGAACTTGTGCCCTCTTTCATGATCTCTGAACTGCGGCGGGCCTTCTCGATCGGCTTTCTGATCTACCTGCCGTTTCTGGTGATTGACCTGATCGTCGCCTCTGTGTTGATGAGCGCGGGCATGATGATGCTGCCGCCGGTGCTGATCTCGCTGCCGTTCAAGGTGATCTTCTTCGTGCTGATCGACGGCTGGTACATGCTGGCCGGAAGTTTGATGGAAAGCTATTTGCCCCTCGCTGGTGGGGGATAA
- a CDS encoding FliM/FliN family flagellar motor switch protein: MADEAETKQEEIGAEAAPKPAPGKPDSQGIDAMLNVGLNVQIVLGQTRMPIAQLLKLSRGSIIELDKSIGQPVEVMINERLVARGDLVRLPDDRLGVSLIEIVKDYVSEE, translated from the coding sequence ATGGCTGACGAGGCAGAAACCAAGCAGGAAGAGATCGGCGCCGAGGCCGCGCCCAAACCCGCGCCGGGCAAACCGGACAGTCAGGGCATCGACGCGATGCTCAACGTCGGGCTGAACGTTCAGATCGTGCTGGGCCAGACCCGGATGCCGATTGCGCAGCTGCTCAAGCTCAGCCGGGGCTCGATCATCGAGCTCGACAAGAGCATCGGCCAGCCGGTCGAGGTGATGATCAACGAGCGCCTCGTGGCGCGCGGCGATCTGGTGCGGCTGCCGGACGACCGGCTTGGGGTCTCGCTGATCGAGATCGTCAAGGATTACGTGTCCGAAGAATGA
- a CDS encoding FliH/SctL family protein — protein MSFIFDRNFDAEAEAAARGQQVRAGAIYTRAEFDAAVAKAHAEGLEAGLSQGRDEASQAAQQSASARQVSALEAVAPALQALYVDADAHHAVLEAQMVGFALSVLRQVAPAASASLSEAEATQEARSAVRMALGAAELKLWFAPEATERASAEVHRIARQSGFGGRLEVKSDPSLAAGDVRAEWDHGVMSYSFNDICQRILGALEDSKARIDAAIGQDQAGE, from the coding sequence ATGAGCTTCATCTTCGACCGTAATTTCGATGCCGAGGCAGAGGCCGCCGCGCGCGGCCAGCAGGTCCGCGCCGGGGCGATCTACACCCGCGCCGAATTCGACGCGGCGGTGGCCAAGGCCCATGCCGAAGGGCTTGAGGCCGGGCTGTCGCAGGGCCGCGACGAAGCCTCTCAGGCGGCGCAGCAAAGCGCCAGCGCCCGTCAGGTGAGCGCGCTCGAGGCGGTCGCTCCGGCGCTGCAGGCGCTCTATGTCGATGCCGACGCGCATCACGCCGTGCTCGAAGCGCAGATGGTTGGCTTTGCCCTGTCGGTGCTGCGGCAGGTGGCCCCGGCGGCCAGCGCCTCGCTGTCTGAGGCGGAGGCCACGCAGGAAGCCCGCAGCGCGGTGCGCATGGCGCTTGGCGCGGCGGAGCTGAAGCTGTGGTTCGCCCCCGAGGCAACGGAACGCGCCAGCGCCGAGGTGCATCGGATCGCCCGGCAGTCGGGCTTTGGCGGGCGTCTGGAAGTGAAATCCGATCCCTCCCTCGCCGCCGGTGACGTGCGGGCGGAATGGGACCACGGCGTGATGAGCTACAGTTTCAACGACATCTGTCAGCGGATCCTCGGCGCGCTCGAGGACAGCAAGGCGCGGATCGACGCTGCCATCGGGCAGGATCAGGCAGGAGAATAA
- the fliF gene encoding flagellar basal-body MS-ring/collar protein FliF codes for MQALLENLKSLGWKRLSVLGGTGLALVVALFFGLSVVTTPDYVSLYRDLNPADAARIVDSLDAAGIRSRTDTAGTAVSVPAEEMARARMELASLGLPSEGTPGWELFDEQSGLGMNSFMQRVNRMRAMEGELARSIQTIDGVEAARVHLVLPEREPFTRERPTPSASVIVRGSRQIGMKQAHAIRSLVASAVPDLAPAQVTVLSASGETILADDGEAGSEASLQSARAQIEDRLSQRINQILSARVGAGNARVTVSVDLTSERQVVREQSYDPDQRVVRSTETREEVTQDQRAAGGEVGVADDVPAALADAVPGGNTNSSNTNNEIVNYEIGGKQVETVREPGDVERMSVAVLVNGIYNVQPDGSVEYEERSAEELDRLEALVQSAMGFDEARGDSIEVVSLRFMDYSMDVGEPVSRSFTQILSENIGTILRGLFALALVAAVLILGVRPALNRLMVANEGEGEAAGGLPAPPAAPALPGAQGAQGQAGQNNVTHIHSAQQGGNRDETVYHSGTVLDPLPDGSDEMVAVASVQGGVQRGWINTVGELIEREPEDAIKVVKSWLAEGSAT; via the coding sequence GTGCAGGCGCTACTGGAAAATCTGAAATCGCTGGGCTGGAAGCGCCTGTCGGTGCTGGGCGGAACGGGCCTAGCGCTTGTTGTTGCTTTGTTTTTCGGCCTGTCGGTGGTGACCACGCCCGACTATGTCTCGCTCTACCGCGATCTCAATCCGGCGGATGCGGCCCGCATCGTCGACTCGCTTGACGCAGCAGGCATCCGCAGCCGCACCGACACCGCAGGCACCGCCGTCAGCGTTCCCGCCGAAGAAATGGCGCGTGCCCGTATGGAGCTTGCCTCGCTTGGACTGCCCAGCGAGGGCACGCCGGGCTGGGAACTCTTCGACGAGCAGAGCGGGCTGGGCATGAACAGTTTCATGCAGCGAGTGAACCGGATGCGCGCGATGGAGGGCGAGTTGGCCCGCTCGATCCAGACAATCGACGGGGTCGAGGCCGCGCGAGTTCACCTCGTGCTGCCCGAGCGCGAGCCTTTCACCCGCGAGCGCCCTACCCCGTCGGCCTCGGTGATCGTGCGCGGCTCCCGGCAGATCGGCATGAAGCAAGCCCACGCGATTCGCTCTCTGGTTGCGTCCGCCGTGCCCGATCTCGCCCCTGCGCAGGTCACCGTGCTCTCGGCGTCGGGCGAGACGATCCTTGCGGATGATGGCGAGGCGGGCAGCGAGGCGTCGCTGCAATCGGCGCGGGCGCAGATCGAGGACCGGCTGAGCCAGCGCATCAATCAGATCCTCTCGGCCCGGGTCGGCGCGGGCAACGCGCGGGTCACTGTCAGCGTCGACCTCACCAGCGAACGGCAGGTCGTGCGCGAGCAGAGCTATGATCCCGATCAGCGGGTTGTGCGCTCGACCGAGACCCGCGAGGAGGTGACGCAGGACCAGCGTGCCGCGGGCGGTGAAGTCGGTGTCGCCGATGACGTGCCCGCCGCTCTGGCCGACGCGGTGCCCGGCGGCAACACCAACAGCTCGAACACCAACAACGAGATCGTCAACTACGAGATCGGCGGCAAGCAGGTCGAGACCGTGCGCGAACCCGGTGACGTCGAGCGCATGTCGGTCGCGGTGCTGGTGAACGGCATCTACAACGTGCAGCCCGACGGGTCGGTGGAATACGAAGAGCGCAGCGCCGAAGAGCTGGACCGGCTGGAAGCCCTTGTGCAAAGCGCCATGGGCTTTGACGAGGCGCGCGGAGACAGCATCGAGGTGGTGAGCCTGCGCTTCATGGATTACTCGATGGACGTGGGGGAGCCGGTTTCGCGCAGCTTCACGCAGATCCTTTCCGAGAATATCGGCACCATCCTGCGCGGGCTCTTTGCGCTGGCGCTTGTGGCCGCCGTGCTGATCCTCGGTGTGCGTCCGGCGCTGAACCGCCTGATGGTCGCCAACGAGGGTGAAGGCGAGGCCGCTGGCGGCCTTCCGGCCCCTCCCGCCGCCCCGGCCCTGCCGGGCGCTCAGGGCGCTCAGGGGCAGGCCGGTCAGAACAACGTCACCCACATTCATTCGGCGCAACAGGGCGGCAACCGCGACGAGACGGTCTATCACAGCGGCACCGTGCTCGACCCGCTGCCCGACGGGTCCGACGAGATGGTGGCCGTGGCTTCGGTGCAGGGCGGCGTGCAGCGCGGCTGGATCAACACCGTGGGCGAGCTGATCGAACGTGAGCCCGAAGACGCGATCAAAGTGGTGAAGAGCTGGCTGGCAGAAGGGTCCGCGACATGA
- a CDS encoding flagellar basal body-associated FliL family protein: MADATTTENGAGGGSKKGKLIIGLAVALACTLALLIGLLASAGPGQLMSLITGEPPAAVPDEAHGGTDAHGAPQGPGAQSLSADEHIVVLPFQEIIVNITATTATGRQTTRFLKLNLAIVYDSRIAGSEKIEGRQLFMRDSFQDYLRQLNESDLQGSIGLTKLKAELLRRARAITDSEAPQEFLIADLIIQ, from the coding sequence ATGGCTGACGCAACAACAACGGAAAATGGGGCTGGCGGCGGCTCCAAAAAGGGCAAGCTCATCATTGGGCTTGCCGTTGCGCTTGCCTGCACGCTGGCCCTGCTGATCGGCCTTCTGGCCTCGGCCGGCCCGGGGCAGTTGATGTCGCTGATCACCGGAGAGCCCCCCGCAGCCGTTCCCGACGAGGCACATGGCGGCACCGACGCCCATGGCGCGCCGCAGGGCCCCGGCGCGCAGAGCCTCAGCGCCGACGAGCATATCGTCGTGCTGCCGTTTCAAGAGATCATCGTCAACATCACTGCGACCACGGCCACCGGGCGGCAGACCACGCGGTTCCTGAAGCTCAACCTCGCCATCGTTTATGACTCGCGCATCGCAGGCTCCGAGAAGATCGAGGGCCGCCAACTCTTCATGCGCGACAGTTTTCAGGATTATCTCCGGCAGCTCAACGAAAGCGATCTGCAGGGCTCGATCGGGCTGACGAAGCTGAAGGCCGAGCTGCTGCGCCGGGCGCGGGCGATCACCGACAGCGAAGCACCGCAGGAATTCCTCATCGCGGATCTCATCATCCAATGA